From a region of the Malania oleifera isolate guangnan ecotype guangnan chromosome 12, ASM2987363v1, whole genome shotgun sequence genome:
- the LOC131145103 gene encoding transcription factor MYB56-like isoform X1 — MSRLQHFKSDCDSFNGFPDMNFLVPPPLPPPPGTQRSFSHVSTFGSITRPRESEQDHSNVGFPILSTPLEKQNHVWEFQGGENFESKRLSDGSINGYFLVEKKDCASNMRELGENCGGSTGHTKLCARGHWRPAEDARLKELVALYGPQNWNLIAEKLEGRSGKSCRLRWFNQLDPKINKTAFTEEEEERLLAAHRMYGNKWAMIARLFPGRTDNAVKNHWHVIMARKHREQSSFYRRRKPTSSHHEPLHTDFAMTNLNNAPSESVIASAADDPSSTCTDLSLSTSSPRVPPSVSADFSAFHGHLHQPAAYGLHLAEGLNKLNGSGNYGCHLRLKGMLAGVDQCGHSDSSVEVSATEEPNTSTHHHFMLRENESRNEKMDTSSFIDFLGVGAT, encoded by the exons ATGAGTCGTCTGCAACATTTCAAGAGTGATTGTGATAGTTTCAATGGGTTTCCGGATATGAACTTTCTAGTGCCccctcctcttcctcctcctcctggCACTCAACGTTCTTTTTCGCACGTATCCACTTTTGGATCCATAACTCGCCCGAGAGAGAGCGAGCAAGATCATTCTAATGTGGGGTTCCCAATTCTGAGCACTCCATTGGAGAAGCAGAATCATGTTTGGGAGTTTCAGGGCGGGGAAAACTTTGAGTCAAAAAGATTGAGTGATGGGAGTATTAATGGGTATTTTCTGGTTGAGAAGAAAGATTGTGCTTCTAACATGCGTGAGTTAGGAGAAAACTGTGGTGGAAGCACTGGGCATACTAAACTTTGTGCCAGAGGTCATTGGAGGCCAGCTGAAGATGCCCGGCTTAAAGAGCTAGTTGCCCTATATGGTCCTCAAAATTGGAACTTGATTGCTGAAAAGCTTGAAGGCAGATCAG GTAAAAGTTGCAGATTGAGATGGTTTAACCAGCTAGATCCAAAAATTAACAAGACGGCTTTCACCGAGGAAGAAGAGGAAAGGCTTTTAGCTGCCCACAGAATGTATGGAAACAAATGGGCTATGATAGCCAGGCTGTTCCCTGGGAGGACTGATAATGCAGTTAAGAACCATTGGCATGTAATCATGGCCAGAAAACACAGAGAGCAGTCCAGTTTTTACAGGAGAAGAAAGCCCACTTCCTCCCATCATGAGCCTCTCCATACGGATTTTGCTATGACTAATCTCAACAATGCACCAAGTGAATCAGTGATAGCAAGCGCCGCTGACGATCCCAGTTCGACGTGCACAGATCTATCCCTCTCTACCTCTTCCCCCAGggtacctccttctgtttccgctGATTTCAGTGCATTTCATGGCCATCTGCACCAACCTGCAGCTTACGGTTTACATTTGG CTGAGGGTCTCAACAAATTAAATGGCAGTGGCAACTACGGGTGTCATCTGAGGCTGAAGGGAATGCTTGCGGGAGTTGATCAATGCGGTCATTCGGATTCAAGCGTAGAAGTTTCTGCAACCGAGGAGCCAAACACCAGCACCCACCACCATTTTATGCTTAGAGAAAATGAAAGCCGGAATGAGAAAATGGACACTTCCTCCTTCATTGATTTCCTCGGAGTGGGTGCCACTTAG
- the LOC131145103 gene encoding transcription factor MYB56-like isoform X3, whose product MISERYEREIKKWGLLNSRKRYVFNLNRVSVHSVFRSSNQLFFFSLQVFDPSIILQLFSCHKGILRGRTRLLFFFSLFLFFQWKCCVTDSGKSCRLRWFNQLDPKINKTAFTEEEEERLLAAHRMYGNKWAMIARLFPGRTDNAVKNHWHVIMARKHREQSSFYRRRKPTSSHHEPLHTDFAMTNLNNAPSESVIASAADDPSSTCTDLSLSTSSPRVPPSVSADFSAFHGHLHQPAAYGLHLAEGLNKLNGSGNYGCHLRLKGMLAGVDQCGHSDSSVEVSATEEPNTSTHHHFMLRENESRNEKMDTSSFIDFLGVGAT is encoded by the exons ATGATTTCTGAACGCTACGAGAGAGAAATCAAGAAATGGGGTCTGTTAAATAGCAGGAAGAGATATGTGTTTAATCTCAACAGGGTCTCAGTACACTCTGTTTTCCGATCCTCTAATcaactgttttttttttccttacagGTCTTTGATCCTTCAATCATTTTGCAGTTATTTTCTTGCCATAAAGGGATTTTGAGAGGAAGAACAcgtcttctttttttcttctcccTCTTCTTATTCTTCCAGTGGAAATGTTGTGTTACTGATTCAG GTAAAAGTTGCAGATTGAGATGGTTTAACCAGCTAGATCCAAAAATTAACAAGACGGCTTTCACCGAGGAAGAAGAGGAAAGGCTTTTAGCTGCCCACAGAATGTATGGAAACAAATGGGCTATGATAGCCAGGCTGTTCCCTGGGAGGACTGATAATGCAGTTAAGAACCATTGGCATGTAATCATGGCCAGAAAACACAGAGAGCAGTCCAGTTTTTACAGGAGAAGAAAGCCCACTTCCTCCCATCATGAGCCTCTCCATACGGATTTTGCTATGACTAATCTCAACAATGCACCAAGTGAATCAGTGATAGCAAGCGCCGCTGACGATCCCAGTTCGACGTGCACAGATCTATCCCTCTCTACCTCTTCCCCCAGggtacctccttctgtttccgctGATTTCAGTGCATTTCATGGCCATCTGCACCAACCTGCAGCTTACGGTTTACATTTGG CTGAGGGTCTCAACAAATTAAATGGCAGTGGCAACTACGGGTGTCATCTGAGGCTGAAGGGAATGCTTGCGGGAGTTGATCAATGCGGTCATTCGGATTCAAGCGTAGAAGTTTCTGCAACCGAGGAGCCAAACACCAGCACCCACCACCATTTTATGCTTAGAGAAAATGAAAGCCGGAATGAGAAAATGGACACTTCCTCCTTCATTGATTTCCTCGGAGTGGGTGCCACTTAG
- the LOC131145103 gene encoding transcription factor CSA-like isoform X2 — protein sequence MNFLVPPPLPPPPGTQRSFSHVSTFGSITRPRESEQDHSNVGFPILSTPLEKQNHVWEFQGGENFESKRLSDGSINGYFLVEKKDCASNMRELGENCGGSTGHTKLCARGHWRPAEDARLKELVALYGPQNWNLIAEKLEGRSGKSCRLRWFNQLDPKINKTAFTEEEEERLLAAHRMYGNKWAMIARLFPGRTDNAVKNHWHVIMARKHREQSSFYRRRKPTSSHHEPLHTDFAMTNLNNAPSESVIASAADDPSSTCTDLSLSTSSPRVPPSVSADFSAFHGHLHQPAAYGLHLAEGLNKLNGSGNYGCHLRLKGMLAGVDQCGHSDSSVEVSATEEPNTSTHHHFMLRENESRNEKMDTSSFIDFLGVGAT from the exons ATGAACTTTCTAGTGCCccctcctcttcctcctcctcctggCACTCAACGTTCTTTTTCGCACGTATCCACTTTTGGATCCATAACTCGCCCGAGAGAGAGCGAGCAAGATCATTCTAATGTGGGGTTCCCAATTCTGAGCACTCCATTGGAGAAGCAGAATCATGTTTGGGAGTTTCAGGGCGGGGAAAACTTTGAGTCAAAAAGATTGAGTGATGGGAGTATTAATGGGTATTTTCTGGTTGAGAAGAAAGATTGTGCTTCTAACATGCGTGAGTTAGGAGAAAACTGTGGTGGAAGCACTGGGCATACTAAACTTTGTGCCAGAGGTCATTGGAGGCCAGCTGAAGATGCCCGGCTTAAAGAGCTAGTTGCCCTATATGGTCCTCAAAATTGGAACTTGATTGCTGAAAAGCTTGAAGGCAGATCAG GTAAAAGTTGCAGATTGAGATGGTTTAACCAGCTAGATCCAAAAATTAACAAGACGGCTTTCACCGAGGAAGAAGAGGAAAGGCTTTTAGCTGCCCACAGAATGTATGGAAACAAATGGGCTATGATAGCCAGGCTGTTCCCTGGGAGGACTGATAATGCAGTTAAGAACCATTGGCATGTAATCATGGCCAGAAAACACAGAGAGCAGTCCAGTTTTTACAGGAGAAGAAAGCCCACTTCCTCCCATCATGAGCCTCTCCATACGGATTTTGCTATGACTAATCTCAACAATGCACCAAGTGAATCAGTGATAGCAAGCGCCGCTGACGATCCCAGTTCGACGTGCACAGATCTATCCCTCTCTACCTCTTCCCCCAGggtacctccttctgtttccgctGATTTCAGTGCATTTCATGGCCATCTGCACCAACCTGCAGCTTACGGTTTACATTTGG CTGAGGGTCTCAACAAATTAAATGGCAGTGGCAACTACGGGTGTCATCTGAGGCTGAAGGGAATGCTTGCGGGAGTTGATCAATGCGGTCATTCGGATTCAAGCGTAGAAGTTTCTGCAACCGAGGAGCCAAACACCAGCACCCACCACCATTTTATGCTTAGAGAAAATGAAAGCCGGAATGAGAAAATGGACACTTCCTCCTTCATTGATTTCCTCGGAGTGGGTGCCACTTAG